The genomic window TTATGGGATCTGCTATTTTCTCAGCTATTATGGCGATTTATTATGCTTTAAGTGAGACTTTGTTTAGTTAATATTAATAGATAGCACGATCTTTTTACATTTTATAATGTACTTGTAGTAACTGTGCAACAACACTAATAGCTATTTCTTTAGGCGTATTTCCTCCTATTTCTAAACCTATAGGGCAAACTACATTGCTCATGCCTGCTTCAATATTCATTTCATTAATGAGCATATTATTAAAACGAACTTTCTTGGTTTTGCTACCTATTAATCCTAGAAATTTGGTTTCGTTCTGTAAAGCCATTGTTATAATATCAAAATCGATATTATGATTATGAGTTAGCACCAAAACATAACAATTATCCCCCCATTTAACGGCATCTTTAAAGGTTTTAAAATTAGTTTCATTGGTTTGATGTATGGTAGTGCTTTCATCTAATTCTATGTTAGAAAACCAATTATCGCGAGAATCTAAAAGATTCACCTTAAAAGGTGTATCGACTAACAACTTGGATATTTCTATACCAATATGCCCTGCTCCGAATAAAAATAATTCTGGTGATAGATTCATGGGTTCAATAATAAGTTCTACTTTTCCTCCACAGCATTGTTCAAATTCTGGACCTAAAGTATAAAAGGATTCGATAATTCTGTTTTCCTTTAAAGCAATAATAGCTTCATCTATTATGTTAAATTCTAGTTTTCCGCCTCCTATGGTTCCGTGAATTTCTTTATTTTTAGTGACTAGCATTCGAGAGCCAATTGTACACGGAGTAGAGCCTAAACATTTGGTAACAGTTATTAAAGCAACTGGTGTTTGCTTTTGTTTAAACTTAGCTAAAAGGTTAATCCAATTTTGCATAAAATTATTTAATCTTTAACTTTTGAAAGATAATTTATTTATAAACCAATCGGTTATCATTTATTTTTGGAATTAAACGAAATTATCAAAAAAAATCAAGACCAAATGTGTTCTTGATAAAATAATGAGCTTAATGATAGCTTTGATTGAATTAGTCGTTATCTTCTTGAAGATTGATATAATTATGAATTGAAAAAAGGACTTTTTAAATTATTTGTTACTTTTAGTGAAGTTATTGAACAGCTGCACCATAATAATTGGTTTATTAAAAAAAGAAAGCTTTATGAAACATGTTTCATAAAGCTTTCTTTTTTTATGATTATAAGTTAAGTCTTATAACTCAAAATCTAGTATTAAACTAAAATTACTCTTTAAAAAGGCCATCAATAGAAAGGTAGCGTTCTCCGGTATCATAATTCATAGTTAATATCGTTTTTTCACCATCTATAGTTTCTAACTGTTTTCTAACAGCGGCCAAAGATGCTCCTGTAGAAATACCAACTAAAATCCCTTCGGT from Algibacter sp. L1A34 includes these protein-coding regions:
- the xdhC gene encoding xanthine dehydrogenase accessory protein XdhC — protein: MQNWINLLAKFKQKQTPVALITVTKCLGSTPCTIGSRMLVTKNKEIHGTIGGGKLEFNIIDEAIIALKENRIIESFYTLGPEFEQCCGGKVELIIEPMNLSPELFLFGAGHIGIEISKLLVDTPFKVNLLDSRDNWFSNIELDESTTIHQTNETNFKTFKDAVKWGDNCYVLVLTHNHNIDFDIITMALQNETKFLGLIGSKTKKVRFNNMLINEMNIEAGMSNVVCPIGLEIGGNTPKEIAISVVAQLLQVHYKM